A genomic stretch from Canis lupus baileyi chromosome 3, mCanLup2.hap1, whole genome shotgun sequence includes:
- the ZNF276 gene encoding zinc finger protein 276 isoform X1, protein MKRDRLGRFLSPGAAGQRGGSGGGGSGRTRGRPARSGPSVDEAAALVAARLGWGLARARGDPGEDGADEAGTGRALAMGHCRLCHGKFSSRSLRSISGRAPGDSSGRPPPGERVFTRDFQHLLGVAVHQDPALSQFVCKNCHAQFYQCHGLLKSFLQRVNVSPTGHRKTCTKVGAQPPPGAEEGACLVDLITSSPQGLRDLVAWVHGHAASCGALPNLQRTLSSEYCGVIQAVWGCDQGHDYTMDADSSCGALLLDSALAVKWTWDKEMAPWLTQHRGSNPTGAAPQSSQGRATTAPAETETLPSTDLAQPSSDVNPVGPGLGPPSQPSFPSSGAPGRLGEKQVPSSTSDDRVKDEFSDLSEGDILSEDENDKKQNTQSSDESFEPYPEKKVSGKKSESKEAKKSEEPKIRKKPGPKPGWKNKLRCEREELPTIYKCPYQGCTAVYRGADGMKKHIKEHHEEVRERPCPHPGCNKVFMIDRYLQRHVKLIHTEVRNYICDECGQTFKQRKHLLVHQMRHSGAKPLQCEVCGFQCRQRASLKYHMTKHKAETELDFACDQCGRRFEKAHNLNVHMSMVHPLTQTQDKALTLEPAPGPVEGQAVKPEPT, encoded by the exons ATGAAGCGGGACCGGCTGGGTCGCTTCCTGTCGCCTGGGGCGGCGGGGCAGCGCGGGGGCTCCGGCGGCGGTGGCAGCGGCCGGACTCGAGGCCGGCCGGCCCGCAGCGGGCCGAGCGTGGACGAGGCTGCGGCCTTGGTGGCGGCGCggctgggctggggcctggcGCGGGCCCGCGGGGACCCGGGCGAGGACGGCGCCGACGAGGCAG GAACAGGCCGGGCTCTTGCCATGGGGCACTGTCGCCTCTGCCATGGGAAGTTCTCCTCACGGAGTCTCCGCAGCATTTctggcagggcacctggggacAGTTCAGGCAGACCACCTCCAGGGGAGCGAGTTTTCACCAGGGACTTCCAGCATCTGCTGGGGGTGGCCGTCCACCAGGACCCAGCTCTGTCTCAGTTCGTCTGCAAGAACTGCCATGCCCAGTTCTACCAGTGCCATGGCCTCCTCAAGTCCTTCCTGCAGAGAGTCAACGTCTCCCCGACGGGCCACCGGAAGACTTGCACAAA GGTTGGTGCCCAGCCCCCaccaggggcagaggagggagcgtGTCTGG TGGACCTGATCACTTCGAGCCCCCAGGGCCTGCGCGACTTGGTGGCATGGGTGCATGGACACGCAGCCAGCTGTGGGGCCCTGCCTAACCTCCAGAGGACACTGTCCTCCGAGTACTGCGGTGTAATCCAAGCTGTGTGGGGCTGTGACCAGGGCCACGACTATACCATGGATGCCGACTCCAGCTGCGGGGCCCTCTTGCTGGACAGTGCATTGGCAGTCAAGTGGACATGGGACAAGGAGATGGCCCCATGGCTCACCCAGCATCGGGGCTCCAaccccactggggctgcccctcagaGCTCCCAAGGCAGAGCGACCACAGCTCCAGCCGAGACCGAGACACTGCCCAGCACGGACCTGGCCCAGCCTTCTTCAGATGTCAACCCTGTagggcctgggctgggcccccCATCTCAGCCAAGCTTCCCCTCAAGTGGGGCCCCAG GGCGGTTGggtgagaagcaggttccatctTCAACCTCGGATGATCGGGTAAAAGACGAGTTCAGTGACCTTTCTGAGGG GGACATCCTGAGTGAAGACGAAAATGACAAGAAGCAGAATACCCAGTCCTCAGATGAATCCTTTGAGCCTTACCCAGAAAAGAA AGTCTCTGGTAAAAAGAGTGAAAGCAAAGAAGCCAAGAAGTCTGAAGAACCAAAAATTCGAAAGAAACCTGGACCCAAGCCGGGCTGGAAGAACAAGCTCCGCTGTGAGAG GGAGGAGCTGCCCACCATCTACAAGTGCCCTTATCAGGGCTGCACGGCCGTGTACCGAGGGGCTGATGGCATGAAG AAGCACATAAAGGAACACCACGAAGAAGTCCGGGAGagaccctgcccccaccctggctgCAACAAAGTGTTCATGATTGATCGCTACCTGCAGCGCCACGTGAAGCTCATCCACACAG AGGTGCGGAACTATATCTGTGATGAGTGTGGACAGACCTTCAAGCAGCGGAAGCACCTTCTAGTCCATCAGATGCGCCACTCAGGAGCCAAACCTCTGCA GTGTGAAGTCTGTGGGTTCCAGTGCCGGCAGCGGGCATCCCTCAAGTACCACATGACTAAACACAAGGCTGAGACCGAGCTGGACTTTGCCTGTGACCAGTGTGGCCGGCGGTTCGAGAAGGCCCACAACCTCAATGTGCACATGTCCATGGTCCACCCTCTGACGCAGACCCAGGACAAGGCCCTGACCCTGGAGCCAGCACCAGGGCCTGTGGAAGGCCAGGCCGTGAAGCCCGAGCCCACCTGA
- the ZNF276 gene encoding zinc finger protein 276 isoform X2: MGHCRLCHGKFSSRSLRSISGRAPGDSSGRPPPGERVFTRDFQHLLGVAVHQDPALSQFVCKNCHAQFYQCHGLLKSFLQRVNVSPTGHRKTCTKVGAQPPPGAEEGACLVDLITSSPQGLRDLVAWVHGHAASCGALPNLQRTLSSEYCGVIQAVWGCDQGHDYTMDADSSCGALLLDSALAVKWTWDKEMAPWLTQHRGSNPTGAAPQSSQGRATTAPAETETLPSTDLAQPSSDVNPVGPGLGPPSQPSFPSSGAPGRLGEKQVPSSTSDDRVKDEFSDLSEGDILSEDENDKKQNTQSSDESFEPYPEKKVSGKKSESKEAKKSEEPKIRKKPGPKPGWKNKLRCEREELPTIYKCPYQGCTAVYRGADGMKKHIKEHHEEVRERPCPHPGCNKVFMIDRYLQRHVKLIHTEVRNYICDECGQTFKQRKHLLVHQMRHSGAKPLQCEVCGFQCRQRASLKYHMTKHKAETELDFACDQCGRRFEKAHNLNVHMSMVHPLTQTQDKALTLEPAPGPVEGQAVKPEPT; the protein is encoded by the exons ATGGGGCACTGTCGCCTCTGCCATGGGAAGTTCTCCTCACGGAGTCTCCGCAGCATTTctggcagggcacctggggacAGTTCAGGCAGACCACCTCCAGGGGAGCGAGTTTTCACCAGGGACTTCCAGCATCTGCTGGGGGTGGCCGTCCACCAGGACCCAGCTCTGTCTCAGTTCGTCTGCAAGAACTGCCATGCCCAGTTCTACCAGTGCCATGGCCTCCTCAAGTCCTTCCTGCAGAGAGTCAACGTCTCCCCGACGGGCCACCGGAAGACTTGCACAAA GGTTGGTGCCCAGCCCCCaccaggggcagaggagggagcgtGTCTGG TGGACCTGATCACTTCGAGCCCCCAGGGCCTGCGCGACTTGGTGGCATGGGTGCATGGACACGCAGCCAGCTGTGGGGCCCTGCCTAACCTCCAGAGGACACTGTCCTCCGAGTACTGCGGTGTAATCCAAGCTGTGTGGGGCTGTGACCAGGGCCACGACTATACCATGGATGCCGACTCCAGCTGCGGGGCCCTCTTGCTGGACAGTGCATTGGCAGTCAAGTGGACATGGGACAAGGAGATGGCCCCATGGCTCACCCAGCATCGGGGCTCCAaccccactggggctgcccctcagaGCTCCCAAGGCAGAGCGACCACAGCTCCAGCCGAGACCGAGACACTGCCCAGCACGGACCTGGCCCAGCCTTCTTCAGATGTCAACCCTGTagggcctgggctgggcccccCATCTCAGCCAAGCTTCCCCTCAAGTGGGGCCCCAG GGCGGTTGggtgagaagcaggttccatctTCAACCTCGGATGATCGGGTAAAAGACGAGTTCAGTGACCTTTCTGAGGG GGACATCCTGAGTGAAGACGAAAATGACAAGAAGCAGAATACCCAGTCCTCAGATGAATCCTTTGAGCCTTACCCAGAAAAGAA AGTCTCTGGTAAAAAGAGTGAAAGCAAAGAAGCCAAGAAGTCTGAAGAACCAAAAATTCGAAAGAAACCTGGACCCAAGCCGGGCTGGAAGAACAAGCTCCGCTGTGAGAG GGAGGAGCTGCCCACCATCTACAAGTGCCCTTATCAGGGCTGCACGGCCGTGTACCGAGGGGCTGATGGCATGAAG AAGCACATAAAGGAACACCACGAAGAAGTCCGGGAGagaccctgcccccaccctggctgCAACAAAGTGTTCATGATTGATCGCTACCTGCAGCGCCACGTGAAGCTCATCCACACAG AGGTGCGGAACTATATCTGTGATGAGTGTGGACAGACCTTCAAGCAGCGGAAGCACCTTCTAGTCCATCAGATGCGCCACTCAGGAGCCAAACCTCTGCA GTGTGAAGTCTGTGGGTTCCAGTGCCGGCAGCGGGCATCCCTCAAGTACCACATGACTAAACACAAGGCTGAGACCGAGCTGGACTTTGCCTGTGACCAGTGTGGCCGGCGGTTCGAGAAGGCCCACAACCTCAATGTGCACATGTCCATGGTCCACCCTCTGACGCAGACCCAGGACAAGGCCCTGACCCTGGAGCCAGCACCAGGGCCTGTGGAAGGCCAGGCCGTGAAGCCCGAGCCCACCTGA
- the LOC140630086 gene encoding 3-hydroxyisobutyrate dehydrogenase, mitochondrial-like, translating into MAASLRLCAAASGLRYWSRRQRPAAASLAAVCSRSMASKTPVGFIGLGNMGNPMAKNLMKHGYPLIIYDVFLDVCKEFQDAGEQVVSSPADVAEKADRIITMLPTSINAIEAYSGANGILKKVKKGSLLIDSSTIDPAVSKELAKEVEKMGAVFMDAPVSGGVGAARSGNLTFMVGEAEDEFAAAQELLGCMGSNVVYCGAVGTGQAAKICNMLLAISMIGTAEAMNLGIRLGLDPKLLVKILNMSSGRCWSSDTYNPVPGVMDGVPSANNYQGGFGATLMAKDLGLAQDSATSTKSPILLGSQAHQIYRMMCAKGYSKKDFSSVFQFLREEETF; encoded by the coding sequence ATGGCAGCCTCCTTACGGCTCTGTGCAGCGGCCTCCGGCCTCCGGTATTGGAGCCGCAGGCAGCGCCCGGCCGCGGCCAGCCTTGCAGCGGTATGTTCTAGGTCAATGGCTTCCAAGACTCCAGTTGGATTCATTGGACTGGGCAACATGGGGAATCCAATGGCAAAAAACCTCATGAAACATGGCTATCCACTCATTATTTATGATGTGTTCCTTGATGTATGTAAAGAGTTTCAAGATGCAGGTGAACAGGTAGTGTCTTCCCCAGCAGATGTAGCTGAAAAAGCTGACAGAATTATTACAATGTTGCCCACCAGTATCAATGCAATAGAAGCTTATTCTGGAgcaaatggaattctaaaaaaagtgaagaaaggcTCACTATTAATAGACTCCAGTACTATTGATCCTGCAGTTTCAAAAGAATTGGCCAAAGAAGTCGAGAAAATGGGAGCAGTTTTCATGGATGCCCCTGTTTCTGGTGGTGTGGGAGCTGCTCGGTCTGGGAACCTCACATTTATGGTGGGAGAAGCCGAAGATGAATTTGCTGCTGCCCAGGAGTTGCTGGGGTGCATGGGCTCCAATGTGGTGTATTGTGGAGCTGTTGGGACCGGGCAGGCTGCAAAGATCTGCAACATGCTGTTAGCCATTAGTATGATTGGAACTGCTGAAGCTATGAATCTTGGAATCAGGTTAGGGCTTGACCCAAAACTGTTGGTGAAAATCCTAAATATGAGCTCAGGACGGTGTTGGTCCAGTGACACTTACAATCCCGTACCTGGGGTGATGGATGGAGTTCCATCAGCTAATAACTATCAGGGTGGGTTTGGAGCAACGCTCATGGCTAAGGATCTGGGGTTAGCACAAGACTCTGCCACCAGCACGAAGAGCCCAATCCTTCTGGGTAGTCAAGCCCATCAGATCTACAGGATGATGTGTGCAAAGGGTTACTCAAAGAAAGACTTCTCGTCAGTCTTCCAGTTTCTACGAGAGGAAGAGACCTTCTGA